ACGGAGGACGCGAATTACAGCTGACAGCTGCTTCCGAGAGTGCAATTGTGGCCAATGGATTCAAGGACGAATTGGAATACGATTACAACGGCGGGCCGATCAATGTGAAAGTGATTGACCCATTAAATGTGGTAGGAGGATATTTTGAATGTAAATTCCGGAACTATGTGGGAGTCTCAGGAAATGGAAATACTGCATCCCAATACAAAGGAATTGATACGGCAAGCTGGATCGTTTACCATTACGATACGAAAGGCCCGGGGGCAACTTTGCTCGATTCGGTGGCATCCGATGTGACCATTGATCAGCAAAATGAACAAGTAGTGATGGTTCCCAAATGGGGAGTTTCCATAGAAATTGTCCAGGAAAAGTATTATTTCCCAAGTTCGGTAACATCTTCGAACGGATTGTATGCGGATCCTTTGTCGGCAAGTATTTCCTTCTCGGATTCTACGAAGCAGTGGCTGGATTTCATCCGGGATGACGCATCCTTTACACCTAGAAACTGGCTCAGAACAGGAACGTATAATCCGGATTCATTGACAGAATGTGCCGGATTTAATGGGCCGGGATACCTCAGTCCGTGTGCTTACCCGGATGAAATAGGACGAGATCCGAAGGAACAGTATAACAAGTTGCTCGGTGGAGGGGTCGGACCGCATAAACTCACCGGTTATCAACGCGATTTCATGCCGCTTGCTTATCCGCCCAATTACAATGCTTATCCATCGGCGCGCTTGAATGCATCGATCAAGTATTTGCCCAGTGTAGATATCGTCATTACGAAAGATCCCGCGAAATGGACACGTTGCCCGGTGATTGAACTGGGGCGTGATGCTAACCTGAACCAGGGAGGCGGCGCAAAAGGAAAATTACGTGCAGCCCAGTCGGTCGGTAAGGACGGACAGCCGGATGGATCCGGAACCATGGGAATGGGATGGTTCCCGGGATATGCGATCGATTTGGAAACAGGAGCGCGTTTACACATGGCTTTCGGAGAGAACTCGTTCCTGGGAGGAGACAACGGAGCCGATATGATCTGGAATCCCTCAGACAGGGTATTCGATGAAAATGGTTTGCCGGTAGTTGGTGGTAACCAGCCGATCTGGATATTCGGAGTGGATATCAACGGGGAAGGGTGTCCTTATTATGACGGGGTGAACAACTGGGTATACGATCAGTACCAGCTTGGAAATTCGGCATCGTATAAAAAACTCTTTACGAGCCTGATGTGGATTGCAAATACGGTAACAGCTGCCGGACATGAGTACATGGAGTCGGATGTGCGTATCCAATTACGTGTCAATAAGCAATACGCGGATTTTAATGCAACGGGATTGAACGGAGGCCGTCCGATGTATTCCTGGTCCATGGATGATCTGCAAACAACAACGGCTAGCAGAGATGTGTTGGCATCCGCGCTGGACCTGATCAATGTGGTACCGAATCCGTATTATGCTTTCTCTGAATACGAAAGAAACAGAATCGACACGCGTGTGAAGATTGTAAACCTGCCGGACCAGTGTACGGTGACCATTTACAACGTGAGTGGTAAGTTGATCCGTCAGTTTAAAAAAGACAACCAGGTGACGTTTATTGATTGGGATTTGAAGAATACCATCGGCGTTCCGATTGCCAGCGGTGTGTACCTGATCCACGTGGAAGTACCCGGAATCGGGGAGCGCATTGTGAAGTTCTTCGGTGGAATGCGCCAGGTCGACCTGGAAACAATTTAACGGATTTCAGCTGCTTATTTAGTTAAGAAGGCAACCGGAAATTGTCTGATTGGCTGTAAAAACACGTCGAATTACCGAAAATTCTATTGTTTCGATAGATAAAAAAACATATATTTGTTGCAACAGGAGAGTCCATTGGGCTCTCTTGTTGTTATTTATAGCTCATAACAAAGAAAGAATTATGTCAGATTTCGCATATTATACAGAGGAAGGACTTAAGAAGTTGAAGGATGAATTGCACGAAATGAAAACAGTGCAGCGTCCGCGTATATCAGAGCAAATTGCTGAAGCCAGAGATAAAGGTGATTTGTCTGAAAATGCTGAATATGATGCAGCAAAAGAGGCGCAGGGGTTATTGGAGATGAAGATTGCGAAGATGGAAGAATTGCTTTCCAAAGCACGTATCATTGACAATTCGTTGATGGACAATTCCAAAGTATTCATTTTGTCACGCGTAAAAATCAAGAACGTGAACAACAATATGGAAATGGAATATACCCTGGTTGCTGAAAGTGAAGCTGATCTGAAAGAGAAAAAGATTTCTGTGGATTCTCCGATCGGAAAAGGACTTTTAGGAAAGAAAGTAGGTGACATTGCAGATGTGCAAACACCGAACGGCATCATGAAGTTTGAGGTAATGGATATTGCACGCTAATGGCTACGATCTTTTCAAAAATAATTTCCGGGGAAATTCCGTGTCACAAGATTGCAGAAAACGATGATTTCCTGGCGTTCCTGGACATTATGCCTTTGAGAAAAGGACATACTTTGGTCATTCCCAAAAAGGAAACGGATTATATCTTCGATATGGAAGATTCGGAACTTGCAGCAATGATGATCTTTGCCAAGTCTGTGTCCCATAAGATCAAAAAAGTATTTCCCTGCCGAAAGATCGGCGTTACCGTTATCGGATTGGAAGTGCCTCATGCACACATTCACCTGATTCCTATCAATGGAATCGCAGATATGAATTTTGCCCAGGAAAAATTGACCCTTAGCCAGGAAGAACTGGCACAGATTGCACAAGACATTCAAAATGCATAAAATGAATTCAGGCAGGACGACTAACTTTTTATTCGTTCTGCTTCTTTTCGGTTGCTTTTCCTGTTCCGACTCCCACAAAACAACCCACATCCTTTTCGTAGGTAATAGTTATACCTACCGGAATAACATGCCTGCAATCTTTGAACAGATAGCCGAGTCTAAAGGCGAACAAGTCGAAGTATCCCACATTACAAGAGGAAAATATACCTTTTACCTGCAGGCCAAACGCAAAAAGCTCTACAAGGCTTTCCGCAACCAGAAATGGGATGTGATTGTATTGCAGGGATCATCGCGGGACATGCTCCGGGATTCTGCGCGTTTCAATAAACGTACTTATCCTGCGCTGGACAAAATGTTCGGAATGATCCGGGAACACCAAAAAGATGCGAAGGTGTATTTTTACATGACCTGGCCTTACCGTAAAGGAGATCCTAAAACAAAACGTTTCTCGGACCCGGATTCCATGCTTCATGCTGTTGCGGCAGGCTACGATAACCTGAAAAACCGGTACCATGTTCCGGTCGTTCCCGTTGGAAAGGTCTGGAGAAGTTATGTCGTGAAATATCCCGATTCCAGATTATACCTCAAAGACAATTCACATCCGACCTATGAAGGGTCTTACCTGGTGGCTTGTACGATGTATTCGGCTATTTATGGAAAAAGTCCGCAGGGAGCAGATAAACTGGCAATTCAGAACCAGGAGGAATATGAACGTATTCAGCAATTTGTAGGTAAAGAATACCGTACGGAAGAATTTCAGTCGTACCTGAGGGCAGAATGAGAATGAGAATGAGGATTTGACTTCGTTCTGCTTATCATTCTTAGCAGTTCCCGGAACAGAGCGTTACTTTATTTAGAATCAGGTTCAGAAAATTGAAACAGCACACGTGGGTTGAACCTCACTTTGTTTCTCCTTCTGATTATTTTCCCTGATTTGCTTTTTTGACCTTATTGGAAACCGTGACCCGCTTCTTCAGCGTAAAATTGTTACAGTTCTGCCTCATATGAAGTGTTACCGTGTACGTTCCGGAAGTTTTGTAGTAATGCTTCGGATTTTTCTTGGTGGAAGTCACTCCGTCCCCGAAATCCCAATAGTACTCTCCCTTGTTGTTGGTCTGATTGGTAAATTGCGCTGCCAGCCAGGTTTCCTTCACCTTGAAATCCATTACCGGCGTTTCTTTAATGTCGAAAACACGTGTCTGGTTCAGTTTGTACTGGTTCAGGTTCTTCAGCACAACATTCGCTGCTGCCTGTTCAATGATTTTCCAATACGTGCTGTCTACTCTTTTCGGAGCAGTTCCGCCAACCGGAGATTCTTTGTAAATGGATGCAAAAGCCGTGCATGCCGCCGTAAAACTTCCCAAAGCATTCGGGTGATAGCGGTCTGTGAAATACAAATCAATTTCCGGGTGTGTTTCCCGGATGTTCTTCCAGACCATTCCCACAGGAATTACCGGGTAATGCAGGGAATCACTCATCATCATATAGCCGTTCCAGATGCGTTGCTGCATTTTCGGATAGGTGTCATTTGCCGGTTGTTCCGGGTAGCCTTTTTCGTAGCCCCAGGTCATGTAGAAATAAATCTGGGCACAAGGACTCGTTTTCAGCACGCTGTCGATCAATATTTTTGCATACGGGATTGATTCTTTCAGGATTACGGAACTGTCTTCCGCAAACTCGCGGGAGAACCCCTGGATCAAAACATAGTCCCACTTACGGGTTTTCATTTTGACATAGGTACTCGGACGTTCGCTGTGTGCTTTTAAAGTACTTCCGCTCACGGCAATGGAATCCGCGTAAACATTTTTCCCTTTTGATTGCGCCAAGTGCTCGAAAATCTTCGGCATGTTGTTCATGTGCGTAAAACTGTTCCCGATAAAAAGAACGTTTGTAGGCTGCTGACCAAAACTAAGACCGGTGATTAAAGAAAAGAATAATGCTAATTTATTCATTTACGAAGCTTTTTTTTTCGTTTAGGATAGAAAATACCGAAGACTTTGTAGTACAGTTCCGTTAACGGTTCGATGTACTTCACCATGATGACGAAGCATGTGATAAAGAATGCTGAAATGGAAACTGCGACCCATGGATTGAATTGT
The window above is part of the Fluviicola sp. genome. Proteins encoded here:
- the greA gene encoding transcription elongation factor GreA; this translates as MSDFAYYTEEGLKKLKDELHEMKTVQRPRISEQIAEARDKGDLSENAEYDAAKEAQGLLEMKIAKMEELLSKARIIDNSLMDNSKVFILSRVKIKNVNNNMEMEYTLVAESEADLKEKKISVDSPIGKGLLGKKVGDIADVQTPNGIMKFEVMDIAR
- a CDS encoding HIT family protein translates to MATIFSKIISGEIPCHKIAENDDFLAFLDIMPLRKGHTLVIPKKETDYIFDMEDSELAAMMIFAKSVSHKIKKVFPCRKIGVTVIGLEVPHAHIHLIPINGIADMNFAQEKLTLSQEELAQIAQDIQNA
- a CDS encoding DUF4886 domain-containing protein, whose protein sequence is MNSGRTTNFLFVLLLFGCFSCSDSHKTTHILFVGNSYTYRNNMPAIFEQIAESKGEQVEVSHITRGKYTFYLQAKRKKLYKAFRNQKWDVIVLQGSSRDMLRDSARFNKRTYPALDKMFGMIREHQKDAKVYFYMTWPYRKGDPKTKRFSDPDSMLHAVAAGYDNLKNRYHVPVVPVGKVWRSYVVKYPDSRLYLKDNSHPTYEGSYLVACTMYSAIYGKSPQGADKLAIQNQEEYERIQQFVGKEYRTEEFQSYLRAE
- a CDS encoding DUF4886 domain-containing protein — translated: MNKLALFFSLITGLSFGQQPTNVLFIGNSFTHMNNMPKIFEHLAQSKGKNVYADSIAVSGSTLKAHSERPSTYVKMKTRKWDYVLIQGFSREFAEDSSVILKESIPYAKILIDSVLKTSPCAQIYFYMTWGYEKGYPEQPANDTYPKMQQRIWNGYMMMSDSLHYPVIPVGMVWKNIRETHPEIDLYFTDRYHPNALGSFTAACTAFASIYKESPVGGTAPKRVDSTYWKIIEQAAANVVLKNLNQYKLNQTRVFDIKETPVMDFKVKETWLAAQFTNQTNNKGEYYWDFGDGVTSTKKNPKHYYKTSGTYTVTLHMRQNCNNFTLKKRVTVSNKVKKANQGK